The segment AGTCCGGGCCGCTGAGTTCTTCGGCCATGAGCCGGGTAGCTGCCACCGAGACGCCCGCCGTTGCCAGCGTGATGAACAGCGAATACACCGCCAGCACCAGTTGATACAGGCCCATCCCCTCGCCGCCCAGCTCGTTTGCCAGCCAGATGCGCAGCCCCATACCGGCCAGCCGCAGCACCACGTCTGAGCCGGTAAGCAGCGCCGCGTTTTTTAAATAGCTCTGCCGCATGGCACACCCCCTCCTGACGGTCACAGTCTCTCTTTTCAGCCTATGCATCTGCGCTCTGAAAAAGACGAGCGGCGCGGCGGGTTGTTTCCCGCGCACTTTTATGGTATAGTAAAGGGGCGGCCTTTGCAGCCGTATTCTGATCAAGGAGGAAGCACACGGCAAACGCCCCGCGCCCGCCGTGCGCAAAAAGAGAATGAGCGAAGAATGCACCCATGACTGCTCCAGCTGCGGAGCAGCATGTTCTTCCCGCGATGCAGCGCCCAAGCATGACGCACCCAACCCCAACAGCAGCGTCAAAAAGGTCATCGGCGTTGTGTCCGGCAAAGGCGGCGTTGGCAAAAGCATGACCAGCGCCCTGCTGGCCTGTGCCATGGCACGCCGCGGCTACCACTGCGGCATTCTGGATGCCGACATCACCGGCCCTTCCATCCCGAAGCTGTTCGGCATCCATGGCCGCGCCATGGCCGACGACAAGGGCTGCTGGCCCATCCAGAGCCGCATGGGCATCGATGTCATGAGCATCAACCTGCTGGTGGAAAATGAGGAAGACCCCGTTGTGTGGCGCGGCCCGGTCATTGCCGGCGCCGTCAAGCAGTTCTGGACCGATGTGGTCTGGAAGGACGTGGACTTCCTGTTCGTGGACATGCCTCCGGGAACCGGTGATGTGCCCCTGACCGTGTTCCAGAGCCTGCCGGTGGACGGCATCGTGGTGGTGGCAAGCCCGCAGGAGCTGGTGAGCATGATCGTGGCCAAGGCCGTGAACATGGCTGAAATGATGAAGGTGCCCATGCTGGGCATCGTGGAGAACATGAGCTACATCGTCTGCCCCGACTGCGGCAAGCACATCAATGTGTTCGGCAACAGCCATGTGGACGAGGTGGCCGCAAAGCATCACCTGCCCGTGCTGGCAAAGTGCCCCATCGATCCCCAGTTGGCTCAGTTGTCCGATGCCGGCATGATCGAAACCTACGGCGGCGAGTATCTGGAAGGTGCCGCCGATGCCTGCGAAAAGCTGCTGAAATGATCTGACCCTCTGGCTGCTGCACAAACTGCTGTGCGGCAGCCTTTTTGCTGTCGGAAGCGGCATCTGTGCAAAAGGCATTCTTTTCCGCTTTAAAAAACAAGGCATCGTGCGGTTTTTTTCTTTTATTTTTCGTTTTGTGAAGCGGTTTCAACTTTTCATCTGTTTTTTTGAAACATTTTCTGCTTTTTCGCTATTGTCAAACCCACAGGAAAGCTTTATAATAATAAAGCGGTCTGCAGCCATAAGCAGGCCGGTGTGTAAGAACGGAAATCCGGGATCGTCCCAAAGCGTTTTAGCAGTGCGTCCGCTGTGCGGCGGGCCGGGCAGTCTCGTCTTTTTCAAATTTTATAGAGTAATTGGGAAAAGGAGTATTCTACTATGCTGACAAATGAATACCTGAAGCGCGTTTACGAAGGTCTGGAAAAGCGCAATGCCAACGAGCCTGAGTTCCTGCAGGCTGTGCGCGAGGTTCTGGAGAGCATCCAGCCCGTTGTTGAGAAGCACCCTGAGTACGAGAAGGCCGCTCTGATCGAGCGTCTGGTCGAGCCGGAGCGCATCATCACCTTCCGTGTGCCCTGGGTTGACGATCAGGGCAAGGTTCAGGTGAACCGCGGCTACCGTGTGCAGTTCAACAGCGCCATCGGCCCCTACAAGGGCGGCCTGCGCTTCCATCCCTCTGTCAATCAGGGCATCCTGAAGTTCCTCGGCTTTGAGCAGACCTTCAAGAACAGCCTGACCACCCTGCCCATGGGCGGCGGCAAGGGCGGCTCTGACTTCGACCCCCACGGCAAGAGCGACATGGAAGTGATGCGCTTCTGCCAGAGCTTCATGACCGAGCTGTACCGCCACATCGGCCAGTTCGTGGACTGCCCCGCCGGTGATATCGGTGTTGGCGGCCGTGAGGTCGGCTATATGTTCGGCCAGTACAAGCGCCTGACCAACAGCTTCCAGGGCGGCATGCTCACCGGCAAGGGCCTGACCTTCGGCGGCTCTCTGGCCCGCACCGAGGCTACCGGCTACGGCCTGTGCTACTTCACTGCTGAGGCTCTGAAGTGCATGCGCAACGACAGCTTCCAGGGCAAGACCGTGGTCATCTCCGGTTCCGGCAACGTGGCGATCTACGCCTGCGAGAAGGCTACCCAGCTGGGTGCCAAGGTCGTGACCATGTCCGACTCCAACGGCTATGTCTACGATCCCAACGGCATTGATCTGGCCTACGTCAAGGATCTGAAGGAAGTCCGCCGCGGCCGTATCAAGGAGTACGCCGAGACCCACGAGGGTGTAACCTATGTTGCAGATTGCAGCAAGGTCTGGACTGTCCCCTGCGACATTGCCCTGCCCTGCGCAACCCAGAACGAGATCAACAAGGAGTCCGCTGAGGCTCTGGTGAAGGGCGGCTGCACCGTAGTGTGCGAGGGCGCCAACATGCCCAGCACCCCGGAGGCCATCGAGGTCTACCTGTCCAACGGCATCCTGTACGGACCTGCAAAGGCTTCCAACGCAGGCGGCGTGGCTACCTCCGGTCTGGAGATGAGCCAGAACTCCGAGCGTCTGAGCTGGAGCTTTGAGGAAGTGGATGCCAAGCTGAAGGGCATCATGGAGGGCATCTTCCATGCTTCCTACGATGCATCTGTGGCTGCCGGTTCCGAGGGCAACCTGATGGTCGGTGCAAACTGCGCCGGCTTCCTGAAGGTTGCCACCGCCATGATGGCACAGGGCATCACCTACTAAGTCATACCGCGTCGTCTAAGAGCCGCGCCCGCAGGGGTGCGGCTCTTTTTTGGTATAACCCCGCCCCGCTCTGCCCACACTGGCAGTATCTTATGGCAGAAAGGGAGTTTTGTATGGACGAGCAGATGTTTTGTTTTCAGTGTGAGCAGGCGGCGGGCTGCACCGCCTGCACCGGCGCAGCGGGGGTGTGCGGCAAGTCGGCCGAGACAGCCGCCGCACAGGACCGGCTCACCGGGGCGCTCATCGCGTTTGCCGGGCAGCTCATCGCGGCGGGGCGCGGCCCGGCCCCGGAACAGGCCCGGCTGCTGATGCAGGGGCTGTTCACCACCATTACCAACGTGAACTTTGACCCCGCCGCCGTGGACGCGCTGACCCGCCGGGTGCACGACGCCAGCCCCGGCACCGGCCCGGACTACGACATGCAGGCCCTCTGGCGGGAACCGGACGCCGACCGGCGCAGCCTGAAATGCTTTGTGCTGTTCAGCCTGCGGGGCATGGCCGCCTACAACTACCACGCCCGGGTGCTGGGCCGCATCGACCCGGAGCTGGACCGGTTCTTCTGTACCGCCCTGCAGGCCGTGGGCGACCCCGGCCAGACCACCGACGCCCTGTGGCAGCTGGTGCAGGCCACAGGAGAAGCCAGCTACCGCTGCATGGAGCTGCTGGACGCGGCCAACACCGGCGCGTTTGGCGACCCGGTGCCCGCAGAGGTGCCGCTGACCATTGAAAAAGGGCCGTTCATCGTGATTTCCGGCCACGACCTCTACGACGCACAGCAGCTGCTGGAACAGACCGCAGGCCGGGGCGTCAACGTCTACACCCACTCGGAGATGCTGCCCGCCCACGGCTACCCGG is part of the Faecalibacterium sp. HTF-F genome and harbors:
- a CDS encoding Mrp/NBP35 family ATP-binding protein, which gives rise to MSEECTHDCSSCGAACSSRDAAPKHDAPNPNSSVKKVIGVVSGKGGVGKSMTSALLACAMARRGYHCGILDADITGPSIPKLFGIHGRAMADDKGCWPIQSRMGIDVMSINLLVENEEDPVVWRGPVIAGAVKQFWTDVVWKDVDFLFVDMPPGTGDVPLTVFQSLPVDGIVVVASPQELVSMIVAKAVNMAEMMKVPMLGIVENMSYIVCPDCGKHINVFGNSHVDEVAAKHHLPVLAKCPIDPQLAQLSDAGMIETYGGEYLEGAADACEKLLK
- the gdhA gene encoding NADP-specific glutamate dehydrogenase; its protein translation is MLTNEYLKRVYEGLEKRNANEPEFLQAVREVLESIQPVVEKHPEYEKAALIERLVEPERIITFRVPWVDDQGKVQVNRGYRVQFNSAIGPYKGGLRFHPSVNQGILKFLGFEQTFKNSLTTLPMGGGKGGSDFDPHGKSDMEVMRFCQSFMTELYRHIGQFVDCPAGDIGVGGREVGYMFGQYKRLTNSFQGGMLTGKGLTFGGSLARTEATGYGLCYFTAEALKCMRNDSFQGKTVVISGSGNVAIYACEKATQLGAKVVTMSDSNGYVYDPNGIDLAYVKDLKEVRRGRIKEYAETHEGVTYVADCSKVWTVPCDIALPCATQNEINKESAEALVKGGCTVVCEGANMPSTPEAIEVYLSNGILYGPAKASNAGGVATSGLEMSQNSERLSWSFEEVDAKLKGIMEGIFHASYDASVAAGSEGNLMVGANCAGFLKVATAMMAQGITY